From Variovorax sp. J2L1-78, the proteins below share one genomic window:
- the thiD gene encoding bifunctional hydroxymethylpyrimidine kinase/phosphomethylpyrimidine kinase: MTTYLLPAEGACSMGDLNDPNPDDIAAAEAELNPPCVLVFNASDPSGAGGLAGDTLAMASVGAHMLPVVTGAYARDTAEIFDHFAFDEEAVAEQTRAILEDVEVQLIKVGFAGSPENLSTIAETATDYPDVPVVAYMPNLSWWDENQIEAYLDAFRELVLPQTTVLVGNHSTLWRWLLPDWAGDKPPTARDIARAAGEQGTPYTLVTGIVLPDQFIDNVLASPQAVLASEKYERLEAVFAGAGDTLSAALAALLASGTDLVAATSEALSYMDRCLDAGFRPGMGHVLPDRLFWAQPEDDDEDDGTDVPPDFALPPHDTRH; the protein is encoded by the coding sequence TTGACAACTTACCTATTACCCGCGGAAGGCGCCTGCAGCATGGGTGATCTTAACGACCCGAATCCCGACGACATCGCCGCCGCAGAGGCCGAGCTGAATCCGCCCTGCGTGCTGGTGTTCAACGCCAGCGACCCGAGCGGTGCCGGCGGCCTGGCCGGCGATACGCTGGCCATGGCGTCAGTCGGCGCTCACATGTTGCCGGTCGTGACCGGCGCGTATGCACGCGACACCGCCGAGATCTTCGACCACTTTGCCTTCGACGAAGAGGCTGTCGCCGAGCAGACCCGCGCGATCCTCGAGGACGTCGAGGTGCAGTTGATCAAGGTCGGCTTCGCCGGCTCGCCGGAAAACCTCAGCACCATCGCCGAAACCGCCACCGACTACCCCGACGTGCCGGTCGTGGCGTACATGCCCAACCTGTCGTGGTGGGACGAGAACCAGATCGAGGCCTACCTCGATGCATTCCGCGAACTGGTGCTGCCGCAGACCACGGTGCTGGTGGGCAACCACAGCACGCTGTGGCGCTGGCTGCTGCCCGACTGGGCCGGCGACAAGCCACCGACGGCGCGCGACATCGCCCGCGCCGCCGGCGAGCAGGGCACGCCTTACACCCTGGTCACCGGCATCGTGCTGCCCGACCAGTTCATCGACAACGTGCTGGCGTCGCCGCAGGCGGTGCTGGCCAGCGAGAAGTACGAGCGCCTCGAAGCCGTCTTCGCCGGCGCGGGCGACACGCTGTCGGCCGCGCTGGCCGCGCTGCTGGCCAGCGGCACCGACCTGGTCGCGGCCACCTCCGAAGCGCTGAGCTACATGGACCGCTGCCTCGACGCGGGCTTCCGCCCCGGCATGGGCCATGTGCTGCCCGACCGCCTGTTCTGGGCCCAGCCCGAGGACGACGACGAAGACGATGGCACCGACGTCCCCCCCGACTTCGCCCTGCCACCCCACGACACCCGCCACTGA
- the dusB gene encoding tRNA dihydrouridine synthase DusB: MQIGPIALENRLFVAPMAGVTDRPFRMLCRSLGAGYAVSEMVTSRKELWNTLKTSRRADHAGEPGPIAVQIAGTDAAMMAEATHYNIDRGAQIIDINMGCPAKKVCNKWAGSALMRDEPLALEIVQAVVDAAAPHGVPVTLKMRTGWSADHRNAVKLARDFEAAGVQMLTVHGRTREQGYKGAAEYDTIAAVKAAVRVPVVANGDITSPERARDVLAATGADAVMVGRAAQGRPWIFREIAHFLATGTHLAPPLVAEVRLLLLDHLQEHYGLYGDYSGVRTARKHIGWYVRALPGGEDFRGRMNAIEDCAQQLRAVSDYFEGLAEGMDRIPAHREPADVQDGWNGGEDEKAATAAH; encoded by the coding sequence ATGCAGATCGGCCCCATCGCGCTGGAAAACCGGCTGTTCGTCGCGCCCATGGCCGGCGTGACCGACCGGCCGTTCCGCATGCTGTGCCGATCGCTCGGCGCGGGCTACGCGGTCAGCGAGATGGTGACCTCGCGCAAGGAGCTGTGGAACACGCTCAAGACCTCGCGCCGGGCGGACCACGCCGGTGAGCCCGGCCCCATCGCGGTGCAGATCGCCGGCACCGATGCGGCCATGATGGCCGAGGCCACGCACTACAACATCGACCGCGGCGCGCAGATCATCGACATCAACATGGGTTGCCCGGCCAAGAAGGTCTGCAACAAGTGGGCGGGCTCGGCGCTGATGCGCGACGAGCCGCTGGCGCTGGAGATCGTGCAGGCCGTGGTCGATGCGGCAGCGCCGCATGGCGTGCCGGTGACGCTCAAGATGCGCACCGGCTGGAGCGCCGACCACCGCAACGCCGTGAAGCTGGCGCGCGATTTCGAAGCGGCCGGTGTGCAGATGCTCACCGTGCACGGCCGCACGCGCGAGCAGGGCTACAAGGGCGCCGCGGAGTACGACACCATCGCCGCCGTGAAAGCCGCGGTGCGCGTGCCGGTGGTGGCCAACGGCGACATCACCAGCCCCGAGAGGGCGCGCGATGTGCTCGCCGCCACCGGGGCCGATGCGGTGATGGTCGGCCGCGCGGCACAGGGCCGGCCGTGGATCTTCCGCGAGATCGCGCATTTCCTGGCGACGGGCACGCACCTTGCACCGCCGTTGGTGGCGGAAGTGCGGCTTCTGCTGCTCGACCATCTGCAGGAGCATTACGGGCTCTATGGCGACTACAGCGGCGTGCGCACCGCACGCAAGCACATCGGCTGGTACGTGCGTGCACTGCCGGGGGGCGAAGACTTCCGCGGCCGCATGAACGCGATCGAGGACTGTGCGCAGCAACTGCGCGCGGTGTCCGACTATTTCGAGGGGCTGGCCGAGGGGATGGACCGCATCCCTGCGCACCGCGAACCTGCCGACGTGCAGGACGGGTGGAACGGCGGCGAGGACGAGAAAGCGGCCACCGCCGCGCACTGA
- the hemL gene encoding glutamate-1-semialdehyde 2,1-aminomutase, with protein sequence MTIDIDNNQRLFERARAVIPGGVNSPVRAFKAVGGTPRFITRAQGAYFWDADDKRYIDYIGSWGPMILGHGHPAVVEAVQKAVTEGFSYGAPTEREIELAEAILALVPSMEMVRLVSSGTEAAMSALRLARGATGRKYIIKFEGCYHGHADALLVKAGSGLATFGHPTSAGVPPEAVQHTLVLEYNNIAQLEEAFALHGHEMACLMIEAIAGNMNFVRATPEFARRCRELCTQHGALLVFDEVMTGFRVGLHGAQGVLGIAPDLTVLGKVIGGGMPLAAFGGPRAIMEQLAPLGAVYQAGTLSGNPVATACGLATLQEIAKPGFYEALSAKTRRLVEGLKAAAAAEGVPFSVDSEGGMFGFFLFNELPQNYATVMTTDNATFNTLFHGLLDRGVYIAPALYEAGFVSAAHSDDDIAATIDAARQIFKTL encoded by the coding sequence ATGACCATCGACATCGACAACAACCAACGCCTCTTCGAACGCGCGCGCGCCGTCATCCCCGGCGGCGTCAACTCGCCCGTGCGCGCCTTCAAGGCCGTGGGCGGCACGCCGCGCTTCATCACCCGCGCGCAGGGCGCCTACTTCTGGGACGCCGACGACAAGCGCTACATCGACTACATCGGCTCCTGGGGGCCGATGATCCTGGGCCACGGCCACCCGGCGGTGGTGGAGGCGGTGCAGAAGGCCGTGACCGAAGGCTTCTCGTACGGCGCGCCGACCGAGCGCGAGATCGAACTGGCCGAGGCCATCCTCGCGCTGGTGCCATCGATGGAAATGGTGCGCCTGGTGAGCTCGGGCACCGAGGCCGCGATGAGCGCGCTGCGCCTGGCGCGTGGCGCCACGGGCCGCAAGTACATCATCAAGTTCGAAGGCTGCTACCACGGCCACGCCGACGCGCTGCTGGTCAAGGCGGGCTCGGGCCTGGCGACCTTCGGCCATCCGACCTCGGCCGGCGTGCCGCCCGAAGCGGTGCAGCACACGCTGGTGCTCGAGTACAACAACATCGCCCAGCTGGAAGAGGCCTTCGCGCTGCACGGCCACGAGATGGCCTGCCTGATGATCGAGGCGATTGCCGGCAACATGAATTTCGTGCGCGCCACGCCCGAATTCGCCCGGCGCTGCCGCGAGCTGTGCACGCAGCACGGCGCGCTGCTGGTGTTCGACGAGGTGATGACGGGCTTTCGCGTCGGCCTGCACGGCGCGCAGGGCGTGCTGGGCATCGCGCCCGACCTCACGGTGCTCGGCAAGGTCATCGGCGGCGGCATGCCGCTGGCGGCCTTCGGCGGGCCGCGCGCCATCATGGAACAGCTCGCCCCCCTCGGCGCGGTCTACCAGGCCGGCACGCTGTCGGGCAACCCGGTGGCCACGGCCTGCGGGCTGGCCACGCTCCAGGAGATCGCCAAGCCCGGCTTCTACGAAGCGCTGTCGGCCAAGACGCGCAGGCTGGTCGAAGGACTGAAGGCCGCAGCCGCCGCGGAAGGCGTGCCCTTCAGCGTCGACAGCGAAGGCGGCATGTTCGGCTTCTTCCTGTTCAACGAACTGCCACAGAACTACGCCACAGTCATGACCACGGACAACGCCACGTTCAACACGTTGTTCCATGGCCTGCTGGACCGCGGCGTCTACATCGCGCCGGCGCTGTACGAAGCGGGCTTCGTGAGCGCGGCGCACAGCGACGACGACATCGCCGCGACGATCGATGCGGCTCGGCAGATCTTCAAGACCCTCTGA
- a CDS encoding methyl-accepting chemotaxis protein, translating to MNEPMPPLAVEAPVASGGGDAGAAAAPSKVSPARQQRIFAIALAVVVLLLLLVAGSAILRADRLAQQVASTGQSLMQSQRLAKSVSQALVGNAAAFAEVRDSSDDLARRVQGLANGDDALNLERVGGQYDADLAKITPLVERADKSAKAVLAQQQILTQVGAALRDINRQSSDLLEMAETVASIKMQQNATIPEIAAAGQLVMLTQRIGKSANEFLTVEGVSPDAVFLLGKDLNTFQEVSRGLLDGNAQQRLPGTRDAQARQQLEAILKTYEQTRTQAGAILGNLQGLVTAREGQSTILADSEPLRLALGELQVKLSERTGLGLGTIATLFILSLAALALAGGIGFVQVREGRERALAAEQERVEAERLSEEASRVNSANQAAILRLMNELQTVAEGDLTQEATVTEDITGAIADSVNYTVEELRLLVGNVQNTATRVAHTTSQVENTSTELLAASTEQLREIRETGQSVLTMAERINGVSSQAQESATVARQSLKAASSGLQAVQNAIGGMNAIRDQIQETSKRIKRLGESSQEIGEITELISDITEQTNVLALNAAIQAASAGEAGRGFSVVAEEVQRLAERSADATRQISALVKAIQTDTQDAVGAMERSTQGVVEGAKLSDNAGTALSEIDRVSRRLAELIEQISQSASREADSANVVAANIQHIFAVTEQTGEGTRTTAQQVRELSHMAEELRQSVARFKIA from the coding sequence ATGAACGAGCCGATGCCGCCTCTTGCCGTCGAGGCGCCCGTCGCGAGCGGCGGTGGTGATGCCGGTGCAGCCGCTGCGCCCTCGAAGGTCAGCCCCGCCAGGCAGCAGCGCATCTTCGCCATCGCCCTGGCCGTGGTCGTGCTGCTGCTGCTGCTGGTGGCGGGCTCCGCCATCCTGCGTGCCGACCGCTTGGCGCAACAGGTGGCATCGACCGGCCAGTCGCTGATGCAGTCGCAGCGTCTGGCCAAGTCGGTGTCGCAGGCCCTGGTGGGCAACGCGGCCGCCTTCGCCGAAGTGCGCGACAGCTCGGACGACCTGGCCCGCCGGGTGCAGGGCCTGGCCAACGGCGACGACGCGCTCAACCTGGAGCGCGTGGGCGGCCAGTACGACGCCGACCTCGCCAAGATCACGCCGCTGGTCGAGCGCGCCGACAAGAGCGCCAAGGCGGTGCTCGCGCAGCAGCAGATCCTCACGCAGGTGGGCGCCGCGCTGCGCGACATCAACCGCCAGTCCTCCGACCTGCTCGAGATGGCCGAGACGGTGGCCTCGATCAAGATGCAGCAGAACGCCACCATCCCCGAGATCGCCGCCGCCGGCCAGCTCGTGATGCTGACGCAGCGCATCGGCAAGTCGGCCAACGAATTCCTGACGGTCGAAGGCGTGAGCCCCGACGCCGTGTTCCTGCTCGGCAAGGACCTGAACACCTTCCAGGAGGTCTCGCGTGGCCTGCTCGACGGCAACGCCCAGCAACGCCTGCCGGGCACGCGCGACGCGCAGGCCCGCCAGCAGCTCGAGGCCATCCTCAAGACCTACGAACAGACCCGCACGCAGGCCGGCGCCATTCTGGGCAACCTGCAGGGCCTGGTGACCGCCCGCGAAGGCCAGTCCACCATCCTGGCCGACAGCGAACCGCTGCGCCTGGCGCTGGGCGAGCTGCAGGTCAAGCTGTCCGAGCGCACGGGCCTGGGTCTGGGCACCATCGCCACCCTGTTCATCCTGTCGCTGGCCGCGCTGGCCCTGGCCGGCGGCATCGGCTTCGTGCAGGTGCGCGAAGGCCGCGAGCGTGCCCTGGCCGCCGAGCAGGAGCGGGTCGAGGCCGAGCGCCTGAGCGAAGAAGCCAGCCGCGTGAACAGCGCCAACCAGGCCGCCATTCTTCGCCTGATGAACGAACTGCAGACGGTGGCCGAAGGCGACCTGACGCAGGAAGCGACCGTGACCGAAGACATCACCGGCGCCATCGCCGACTCGGTGAACTACACGGTGGAAGAACTCCGCCTGCTGGTGGGCAACGTGCAGAACACGGCGACCCGGGTGGCACACACCACGTCGCAGGTGGAAAACACGTCGACCGAACTGCTGGCGGCCTCGACCGAACAGCTGCGCGAGATTCGCGAAACCGGCCAGTCGGTGCTGACCATGGCCGAGCGCATCAACGGCGTGTCCTCGCAGGCGCAGGAATCGGCCACGGTGGCGCGCCAGTCGCTGAAGGCCGCCTCGTCGGGCCTGCAGGCGGTGCAGAACGCCATCGGCGGTATGAATGCCATCCGCGACCAGATCCAGGAAACCTCCAAGCGCATCAAGCGCCTGGGCGAGTCGTCGCAGGAGATCGGCGAAATCACCGAGCTGATCTCGGACATTACCGAGCAGACCAACGTGCTGGCGCTGAACGCCGCCATCCAGGCCGCATCCGCCGGTGAAGCCGGCCGCGGCTTCTCGGTGGTGGCGGAAGAAGTGCAGCGGCTGGCCGAACGGTCCGCCGACGCGACGCGCCAGATCTCCGCACTGGTGAAGGCGATTCAGACCGACACGCAGGACGCGGTGGGCGCCATGGAGCGCTCCACGCAGGGCGTGGTCGAAGGGGCCAAGCTGTCCGACAACGCGGGTACCGCGCTGTCCGAGATCGACCGCGTGTCGCGCCGCCTGGCCGAGCTGATCGAGCAGATTTCGCAGTCGGCGTCCCGCGAGGCCGATTCGGCCAACGTGGTGGCCGCCAACATCCAGCACATCTTCGCCGTGACCGAACAGACCGGGGAGGGCACGCGCACCACCGCCCAGCAGGTGCGCGAGCTCTCGCACATGGCCGAGGAGCTGCGCCAGTCGGTCGCGCGCTTCAAGATCGCCTGA
- a CDS encoding rubredoxin, whose amino-acid sequence MNTKTWMCLICGWIYDEAVGVPEDGIAPNTAWADVPMNWTCPECGARKEDFEMVEI is encoded by the coding sequence ATGAATACGAAAACCTGGATGTGCCTGATCTGCGGGTGGATCTACGACGAAGCGGTTGGGGTACCTGAAGATGGTATTGCGCCCAATACGGCCTGGGCCGACGTTCCGATGAACTGGACTTGTCCGGAATGCGGAGCGCGCAAGGAAGACTTCGAAATGGTCGAGATCTGA
- a CDS encoding response regulator has translation MSTNGSGYKVLVIDDSNTIRRSAEIFLKQGGHEVLLAEDGFDALSKVNDHRPHLIFCDILMPRLDGYQTCAIIKRNVDFSNVPVVMLSSKDGVFDKARGRMVGSQDYLTKPFTKDQLLQAVQQFGIVQQKEVQ, from the coding sequence ATGAGCACGAATGGGTCCGGGTACAAGGTGCTGGTCATCGACGACAGCAACACCATTCGGCGCAGCGCCGAAATCTTCCTCAAGCAAGGCGGCCACGAAGTGCTGTTGGCGGAGGACGGCTTCGACGCCCTGTCCAAGGTCAACGACCATCGTCCGCACCTGATCTTCTGCGACATCCTGATGCCGCGCCTGGACGGTTACCAGACCTGCGCCATCATCAAGCGCAACGTCGACTTCTCCAACGTGCCGGTCGTCATGCTGTCTTCCAAGGACGGCGTGTTCGACAAGGCGCGCGGTCGCATGGTCGGCTCCCAGGATTACCTCACCAAGCCTTTCACCAAAGACCAGCTGCTGCAGGCCGTGCAGCAGTTCGGCATCGTCCAGCAGAAAGAAGTGCAGTAA
- the purH gene encoding bifunctional phosphoribosylaminoimidazolecarboxamide formyltransferase/IMP cyclohydrolase: protein MALTALLSVSDKTGILEFAQALNALGIKLLSTGGTAKLLADAGLPVTEVADHTGFPEMLDGRVKTLHPKIHGGLLARRDLPAHVAAIQEHGIDTIDLLVVNLYPFEATVAKPGCTLEDAIENIDIGGPAMVRSAAKNWKDVGVLTDASQYAVALAELKADGKLSDKTKFAFSVAAFNRIADYDGAISDYLSAIDFDASIGQPAPKRALFPAQSNGRFVKIQDLRYGENPHQQAAFYRDLYPAPGSLVSAKQLQGKELSYNNIADADAAWECVKSFDVPACVIVKHANPCGVAIGKDAAEAYAKAFKTDPTSAFGGIIAFNRPVDADTAQAIAKQFVEVLMAPGYTPEALEVFQATKAKLNVRVLEIALPKGGATDWDNGRNMMDVKRVGSGLLIQTADNHELAASDLKVVSKKQPTPQQLEDLLFAWKVAKYVKSNAIVFCANGMTMGVGAGQMSRLDSARIASIKAEHAGLSLQGTAVASDAFFPFRDGLDVVVDAGASCVIQPGGSMRDQEVIDAADERGVVMVLSGVRHFRH, encoded by the coding sequence ATGGCCCTGACCGCACTCCTTTCCGTTTCCGACAAGACCGGCATCCTCGAATTCGCGCAGGCGCTGAACGCGCTGGGCATCAAGCTGCTGTCCACCGGCGGCACCGCCAAGCTGCTGGCCGATGCCGGCCTGCCCGTCACCGAGGTGGCCGATCACACGGGCTTCCCCGAGATGCTCGACGGCCGCGTGAAAACGCTGCACCCGAAGATCCACGGCGGCCTGCTCGCGCGCCGCGACCTGCCGGCGCACGTGGCGGCGATCCAGGAGCACGGCATCGACACCATCGATCTGCTGGTGGTCAACCTCTACCCCTTCGAAGCCACCGTGGCCAAGCCCGGCTGCACGCTCGAGGACGCGATCGAGAACATCGACATCGGCGGCCCGGCCATGGTGCGCAGCGCCGCCAAGAACTGGAAGGACGTCGGCGTGCTGACCGACGCCTCGCAATATGCCGTCGCGCTCGCCGAGCTGAAGGCCGACGGCAAGCTGAGCGACAAGACCAAGTTCGCGTTCTCCGTGGCCGCGTTCAACCGCATCGCCGACTACGACGGCGCGATCAGCGACTACCTCTCGGCCATCGACTTCGACGCCAGCATCGGCCAGCCCGCACCCAAGCGCGCGCTGTTCCCGGCGCAGAGCAACGGCCGCTTCGTGAAGATTCAGGACCTGCGGTACGGCGAGAACCCGCACCAACAGGCCGCCTTCTACCGCGACCTGTACCCGGCGCCTGGCTCGCTGGTGTCGGCCAAGCAGCTGCAGGGCAAGGAGCTCAGCTACAACAACATCGCCGACGCCGACGCCGCCTGGGAATGCGTGAAGAGCTTCGACGTGCCTGCGTGCGTGATCGTGAAGCACGCCAACCCCTGCGGCGTGGCCATCGGCAAGGATGCGGCCGAGGCCTATGCGAAGGCCTTCAAGACCGATCCGACCTCGGCCTTCGGCGGCATCATCGCCTTCAACCGCCCGGTCGATGCCGACACCGCGCAGGCCATCGCCAAGCAGTTCGTCGAGGTGCTGATGGCGCCGGGCTACACGCCCGAGGCGCTCGAGGTCTTCCAGGCCACCAAGGCCAAGCTCAACGTGCGGGTGCTGGAAATCGCGCTGCCCAAGGGCGGCGCCACCGACTGGGACAACGGCCGCAACATGATGGACGTCAAGCGTGTCGGTTCCGGCCTGCTGATCCAGACCGCCGACAACCATGAGCTCGCCGCCAGCGACCTCAAGGTGGTCAGCAAGAAGCAGCCGACGCCACAGCAGCTCGAGGACCTGCTGTTCGCCTGGAAGGTCGCGAAGTACGTGAAGAGCAACGCGATCGTGTTCTGCGCGAACGGCATGACGATGGGTGTGGGCGCGGGGCAGATGAGCCGCCTCGACTCCGCGCGCATCGCCAGCATCAAGGCCGAGCACGCCGGGCTGTCCCTCCAGGGCACGGCGGTCGCGAGCGATGCGTTCTTCCCGTTCCGCGACGGCCTCGACGTGGTGGTGGATGCGGGTGCGAGCTGCGTGATCCAGCCGGGCGGCTCGATGCGCGACCAGGAGGTCATCGACGCGGCGGACGAGCGCGGCGTGGTGATGGTGCTCTCAGGCGTTCGCCACTTCCGCCACTGA
- a CDS encoding response regulator transcription factor — MPIHKVLVVDDSKTELVFLTDLLQKNGFSVKTAENADDAMRRLEEEQPDLILMDVVMPGQNGFQLTRAIARNPQYASVPIILCTSKNQETDRVWGMRQGARDYIVKPVNAAELMAKINALA; from the coding sequence ATGCCCATCCACAAAGTCCTCGTGGTCGACGACTCGAAAACCGAACTGGTGTTCCTGACCGACCTGCTCCAGAAGAACGGCTTCTCGGTCAAGACGGCGGAGAACGCCGACGACGCGATGCGCCGCCTGGAGGAAGAGCAGCCCGACCTGATCCTGATGGACGTGGTGATGCCCGGCCAGAACGGCTTTCAGCTGACGCGCGCCATCGCCCGCAACCCGCAGTACGCAAGCGTGCCGATCATCCTGTGCACCAGCAAGAACCAGGAGACCGACCGCGTCTGGGGCATGCGCCAGGGCGCGCGCGACTACATCGTCAAGCCGGTGAACGCGGCCGAGCTGATGGCCAAGATCAACGCGCTCGCCTGA
- a CDS encoding glutathione S-transferase — protein sequence MLTVHHLNNSRSQRVLWLLEELGLPYEIVHYQRDPKTMLAPPELRRVHPLGKSPVVTTDDGLVLAESGAIVETLIERHSQGRFAPPAGSADALRYRYWLHYAEGSAMPPLLLKLIFDKIESAKMPFFIRPIAKGIAGKAKAGFVTPNLRAHLDFMEGELAKSEWFAGAEFTGADIQMSFPVEAARARGGLDDSRPRLMAWLARIHARPAYQQALSRGGPYGLLS from the coding sequence ATGCTCACCGTCCACCACCTCAACAACTCGCGCTCGCAACGCGTCCTCTGGCTGCTCGAAGAACTCGGGCTGCCCTACGAGATCGTGCACTACCAGCGCGATCCGAAGACGATGCTGGCGCCGCCCGAGTTGCGCCGGGTGCATCCGCTGGGCAAGTCGCCGGTGGTGACGACGGACGACGGCCTGGTGCTGGCAGAGTCGGGCGCCATCGTCGAGACGCTGATCGAGCGCCACAGCCAGGGCCGCTTCGCACCGCCGGCCGGCAGCGCGGATGCCCTGCGCTACCGCTACTGGCTGCATTACGCCGAAGGCTCGGCCATGCCGCCGCTGCTGCTCAAGCTGATCTTCGACAAGATCGAGAGCGCGAAGATGCCCTTCTTCATCCGGCCGATCGCCAAGGGCATCGCCGGCAAGGCCAAGGCCGGCTTCGTGACGCCGAACCTCCGCGCGCACCTCGACTTCATGGAGGGCGAACTGGCCAAGAGCGAGTGGTTCGCGGGGGCCGAGTTCACCGGCGCGGACATCCAGATGAGCTTCCCGGTGGAGGCGGCGCGCGCACGCGGCGGGCTGGATGACAGCCGCCCGCGGCTGATGGCGTGGCTCGCGCGCATCCATGCGCGACCGGCCTACCAACAGGCGCTGTCGCGCGGCGGCCCGTACGGATTGCTCAGCTGA
- a CDS encoding Fis family transcriptional regulator — MSKKNIEDCVRNSLESYFRDLHGTEPDGMYEMLVRVVEKPLLDVVMARAEGNQSKAAQWLGLNRNTLRKKLVEHKLLK; from the coding sequence ATGAGCAAGAAGAACATCGAGGACTGTGTTCGCAACAGTCTGGAGAGCTATTTCCGCGACCTGCACGGCACCGAGCCGGACGGCATGTACGAGATGCTGGTGCGCGTCGTCGAAAAACCGCTGCTCGACGTGGTCATGGCGCGCGCCGAAGGCAACCAGTCGAAGGCGGCCCAGTGGCTCGGCCTGAACCGCAACACCCTGCGCAAGAAGCTGGTCGAACACAAACTTTTGAAATGA
- a CDS encoding YqaA family protein translates to MQAWLDSLLALLALPQYGLSTVFIAAFVSATLLPVGSEPVLFGFLKLSPDMFWPAVGVATLGNTLGGALDWWLGYGAHKVADKYAHSKHHVRVLAWLERLGPKACLLSWLPVVGDPLCAVAGWLKLPFWPCLVYMAIGKFARYVTMTVALLYIWPS, encoded by the coding sequence ATGCAAGCCTGGCTCGACTCCCTTCTGGCGCTTCTCGCCCTGCCCCAATACGGGCTGTCGACCGTCTTCATCGCCGCGTTCGTCTCCGCGACGCTCCTGCCCGTCGGCTCCGAACCAGTGCTGTTCGGCTTCCTCAAGCTCAGCCCCGACATGTTCTGGCCGGCCGTCGGTGTGGCCACGCTGGGGAACACGCTGGGGGGCGCCCTGGACTGGTGGCTGGGCTACGGCGCCCACAAGGTGGCCGACAAGTACGCGCATTCGAAGCACCACGTGCGGGTGCTGGCCTGGCTCGAACGGCTCGGCCCCAAGGCCTGCCTGCTGAGCTGGCTGCCGGTGGTGGGCGACCCGCTGTGCGCCGTCGCCGGCTGGCTCAAGCTGCCCTTCTGGCCCTGCCTGGTCTACATGGCGATCGGGAAGTTCGCACGCTACGTCACGATGACGGTCGCGCTGCTCTACATCTGGCCGTCTTGA
- a CDS encoding chemotaxis protein CheW has product MANRDALRAFQSRLASRLQAARTSDVSASWLAVEAGDGKYLFPLGHAGEIFPWTPPQPVPYTEPWFLGVANLRGGLYGVVQLSTFATGRAPAAAAPTVEGVRAQSRLVALNELLEVNCALLIDRLVGLRGVEAFTDSRAPAADAPAWLGHAYIDAAGEQWQEINLQFLSQQSRFLSIGA; this is encoded by the coding sequence ATGGCCAACCGCGACGCTCTCCGCGCTTTCCAGTCCCGGCTCGCTTCCCGTCTGCAAGCGGCGCGCACCTCGGACGTGTCCGCCTCGTGGCTGGCCGTGGAGGCCGGCGACGGCAAGTACCTGTTTCCGCTGGGCCACGCCGGGGAGATCTTTCCCTGGACGCCGCCGCAGCCTGTGCCCTACACCGAGCCCTGGTTCCTGGGCGTCGCCAACCTGCGCGGCGGGCTGTACGGTGTGGTGCAGCTGTCGACCTTCGCCACCGGGCGGGCGCCAGCCGCGGCGGCGCCGACCGTCGAAGGCGTTCGCGCCCAGTCGCGGCTGGTGGCCCTCAACGAGTTGCTCGAAGTCAATTGTGCCCTGCTGATCGATCGCCTGGTCGGACTGCGCGGCGTGGAAGCCTTCACCGATTCCCGCGCCCCGGCCGCCGACGCGCCGGCCTGGCTCGGGCATGCCTACATCGACGCGGCGGGGGAGCAATGGCAGGAAATCAACCTGCAATTCCTCTCGCAGCAATCCCGTTTTCTGAGCATCGGCGCCTGA